Genomic segment of Spirochaetota bacterium:
ATAAGGCAACACAACTGCAATTTGATGATATTGGGTTTGCAACAGCAGAGCCCTTTGATGAACATAAGCGGTTTTTAACAAAGATACCTGACAATTTTACGTGGGCAAGCGTGTTTGGCTTGCCACTTGAAGAGGGATGCAATCCTCAAAGCATACTTCCGCAGGCAAAGACCATTATTGTGCTCATTGAAAACTATTTTAAATTTTCGTTTCCTAAATCAATGGAACCTTACTTTGGACGTTGCTATATGGATGATGATCGTGTAACTAAGGATGGGTTGACCGTCAGAATACGACAGTTTGTATCCTTCCTGCGTGAACATGGTCTTCAGGCAAAAGTGACATTTTCCATTCCACAAAAGGCTGCTGCAGCCAGGGCAGGTATTGGAAATTTTGGTAAAAACTGTTTGCTGTATGCTAAAAGCGCAGCATGTGGCAGCTCGTGGATAAGCCCTGTTACTATTATTGTAGATAGGGAGTTTGAGGCAGATGAACCAGCTACCGGTATTGGATGCCCACAATGGTGCCGTAATGCCTGTGTTGCTGCATGCCCCACACGAGCGTTAAAAGGCAACTGTACTATTGACTCAAAGCAATGTATTTCATTTCTGACATATTTTGGGCAGGGTATTACTCCGCGGGAGCTTCGAGAACCAATGGGCACGTATATATATGGTTGCGACCGTTGCCAGGAGGTGTGTCCCAGGAACAGAGCATGGATGGCACAGGTGCTGCCACTAAATCCGCGTGTAGCAGCAAAAGAGCAGTACTTTGATATTGTAAAGCTTTTGTATATGGATGAAGACTATTACCAGCATTTTATTCAG
This window contains:
- a CDS encoding 4Fe-4S double cluster binding domain-containing protein, with the translated sequence MLSKQEIIDKATQLQFDDIGFATAEPFDEHKRFLTKIPDNFTWASVFGLPLEEGCNPQSILPQAKTIIVLIENYFKFSFPKSMEPYFGRCYMDDDRVTKDGLTVRIRQFVSFLREHGLQAKVTFSIPQKAAAARAGIGNFGKNCLLYAKSAACGSSWISPVTIIVDREFEADEPATGIGCPQWCRNACVAACPTRALKGNCTIDSKQCISFLTYFGQGITPRELREPMGTYIYGCDRCQEVCPRNRAWMAQVLPLNPRVAAKEQYFDIVKLLYMDEDYYQHFIQPHMFYMPVGDLWRWKMNVARAMGNSLNMDYVPQLIKAFEENTDERVRGMIAWALSKLGGVEAKHALLKWRNSATAAVKEEIEMALQFF